The following coding sequences are from one SAR86 cluster bacterium window:
- a CDS encoding TonB-dependent siderophore receptor — translation MKKIIITSLLVTFGILASLSLFAQEEELVVKGNVLYSDQVNALKTPVPVINVPVSVSIITDDEIARRGFTELGDLVRYTPGVNTSQGEGHRDAIVFRGNRSTADFFQDGVRDDVQYYRSLYNVEQVEILRGPNALLFGRGGTGGVVNRVSKKGVLGETFGSFAIGSNTFGAYDFTADYNISINENRSLRIMMHRDYLDNHRDYYEGDRAGFNPTLKVKLDDSTVLDVSYEYADHERFIDRGIPTANGEPVEALVDIVFGYPEVNTTTLTADILRASLTRDFSDTSKLIFTATKSEFEKMYQNLYAAGYDAAAGEVALDGYLDPTSRDNLIFSLNFVNEFETGSATHTLLVGAEIVDTDNANHRFNTYFTNAGAAPLANDPSGIYPTGNKQAPKYDRETFLISDIRTGVFNKDEAGAAVTLDFTSSLSSRTTTEYEVTSIFIQDQIDFSDSLKLLIGGRYDDYEISVTDIKASNTVYTKTEDLFSPRAGIIFKPQENTSVYLSYSDTFSPKAGEQYKKMTNDSTLGRVLDADEVENMEIGLKVALSDDLFLTAAYFDAESTQMKSRTVDGVDEQYGMVNKEVDGYEIELSGSISDQLELSMSYADFEAANEEQSREIPDYTFTAFANYQVNPDFAIGFGVTSQGDSQIGTSASPYLPSYTRVDVSVFYQLAEDLTIQANIENLTDETYFPHSHSTHQASVGEEMNARVSIRRTF, via the coding sequence ATGAAAAAAATAATCATTACAAGCTTATTAGTAACATTTGGTATTCTTGCTTCTTTAAGCTTATTTGCTCAGGAAGAGGAATTGGTCGTAAAAGGTAACGTACTTTATTCTGATCAAGTTAATGCATTAAAAACTCCAGTACCCGTAATCAATGTACCTGTTTCGGTATCCATCATTACAGACGACGAGATCGCAAGACGTGGTTTCACCGAATTAGGAGACTTAGTTAGATACACGCCTGGTGTAAACACTTCTCAAGGAGAAGGGCATAGAGATGCAATTGTTTTTCGTGGTAATAGGTCGACAGCAGATTTTTTTCAAGATGGTGTTAGAGACGACGTTCAATACTACCGTTCTTTATATAACGTAGAACAAGTAGAAATACTCAGAGGGCCTAATGCTTTACTATTTGGTCGCGGTGGAACGGGCGGCGTTGTAAACAGAGTTTCCAAAAAAGGAGTATTAGGAGAGACCTTTGGATCTTTTGCTATCGGCTCTAATACCTTTGGTGCTTATGATTTTACTGCAGATTATAATATTTCAATTAACGAAAATAGATCTCTTCGAATAATGATGCACAGAGACTATCTAGATAATCACAGAGATTATTATGAAGGAGACCGCGCAGGTTTTAATCCAACCTTAAAAGTTAAACTTGATGATTCGACTGTTCTTGATGTTTCTTACGAGTATGCCGATCATGAAAGATTTATTGACCGTGGAATACCTACTGCAAATGGAGAACCTGTAGAAGCATTGGTTGATATAGTCTTTGGTTATCCTGAAGTAAACACTACTACTTTGACAGCTGACATTCTAAGAGCTTCTCTAACAAGAGATTTTTCGGATACTTCAAAATTAATCTTTACCGCTACTAAAAGTGAATTCGAGAAAATGTATCAAAATTTATATGCAGCCGGATATGATGCTGCAGCAGGAGAAGTTGCTTTAGATGGTTACTTGGATCCAACCTCGAGAGATAATTTAATTTTCTCATTAAACTTTGTAAACGAGTTTGAAACTGGTTCTGCAACACATACTTTATTAGTAGGAGCAGAAATAGTTGATACTGACAATGCTAATCATAGGTTCAACACATACTTTACTAATGCTGGAGCTGCTCCTCTTGCCAATGATCCTTCAGGTATTTATCCAACAGGAAATAAGCAAGCTCCAAAGTATGATAGAGAAACTTTCCTAATTTCTGATATCAGAACAGGAGTTTTTAACAAAGATGAAGCTGGAGCCGCAGTAACTCTTGATTTTACTTCAAGTTTAAGCAGCAGAACTACAACAGAATATGAAGTCACTTCTATTTTTATTCAAGACCAAATAGACTTTTCTGATAGTTTAAAACTTCTTATAGGTGGTCGTTATGATGATTACGAAATTTCTGTAACCGACATCAAAGCTTCTAATACGGTGTATACCAAAACTGAGGACTTATTTTCACCAAGAGCAGGGATAATATTTAAACCTCAAGAAAATACTTCGGTTTATTTAAGTTATAGCGATACCTTTTCACCTAAAGCTGGAGAACAGTACAAAAAAATGACTAACGATTCTACACTTGGGAGAGTTTTGGATGCAGATGAAGTTGAAAATATGGAAATTGGTTTAAAAGTCGCTTTATCTGATGATTTATTTTTAACCGCAGCGTATTTCGATGCAGAAAGCACTCAAATGAAATCTAGAACCGTTGATGGTGTAGATGAACAATATGGAATGGTTAACAAAGAAGTTGATGGTTATGAAATTGAATTGTCAGGAAGTATTTCTGATCAACTTGAGTTATCAATGAGTTATGCTGATTTTGAAGCAGCCAATGAAGAGCAAAGTAGAGAAATACCTGACTATACTTTTACTGCTTTTGCCAATTATCAAGTCAACCCTGATTTTGCCATAGGTTTTGGTGTAACTTCACAAGGCGATTCACAAATTGGTACTTCAGCATCACCATATTTGCCTAGCTATACTAGAGTTGATGTGTCTGTATTCTATCAATTAGCCGAAGATCTTACTATTCAAGCGAACATTGAGAACCTTACTGATGAGACCTACTTCCCTCATTCCCATTCAACACATCAAGCGTCTGTTGGTGAAGAAATGAATGCAAGAGTATCAATTAGGAGAACTTTTTAA
- a CDS encoding FTR1 family protein has protein sequence MNEFIIVFRETLEASLIVGIIYVFLAKQNISGAIAKLWFGVIASLIASLIVAYFVILGREAIGNDSLKALFEAIFMFITAGLIWYVIFWLSKHVSSRNALEGQTEAALTSTWGVFFVVFFSILREGFETVVFLIGSFSLTGSFSYLGFFLGMSLAIAISYLIVVQGKRFDIRQFFKATTLLLVLLASGMVAYGTHEIESYLAKSDQLSLVGYESKSDISRPWNILEPKSELSEQDQSWLYTYDIKGEGKYTHLFHDSGRVGAFLKGFFGYNSNPNYYELILWFISLVFGLYTWRKFYPAST, from the coding sequence ATGAATGAATTCATCATCGTCTTTAGAGAAACTCTTGAAGCTTCATTAATTGTTGGAATAATTTACGTTTTTTTAGCTAAGCAGAATATTAGTGGAGCTATAGCCAAGCTGTGGTTTGGAGTAATCGCCTCACTTATTGCAAGTCTCATCGTAGCTTATTTTGTCATATTAGGAAGAGAAGCCATTGGTAATGATTCTCTTAAAGCCTTGTTCGAAGCTATTTTTATGTTTATTACCGCTGGACTAATTTGGTATGTAATTTTTTGGTTGTCTAAACACGTTAGTAGCAGAAACGCTTTGGAGGGACAAACAGAAGCTGCTTTGACCTCTACATGGGGAGTTTTCTTTGTAGTCTTTTTCTCCATTCTTAGAGAAGGTTTTGAAACTGTAGTGTTTCTTATCGGAAGCTTTTCTTTGACTGGAAGCTTTTCTTACTTGGGCTTTTTCTTAGGGATGTCTCTTGCTATTGCCATAAGTTACTTGATCGTAGTTCAAGGGAAAAGATTTGACATAAGACAATTCTTCAAAGCGACTACACTTTTACTAGTATTGTTAGCTTCGGGGATGGTTGCTTATGGAACTCACGAAATCGAAAGTTATTTGGCTAAATCAGATCAGTTGTCGTTAGTTGGGTATGAATCTAAATCAGATATCTCAAGGCCATGGAATATCCTTGAGCCTAAATCTGAATTATCTGAGCAGGATCAAAGCTGGCTTTACACTTACGACATTAAAGGTGAAGGCAAATATACTCATTTATTTCATGACTCAGGAAGGGTAGGGGCTTTTTTAAAAGGATTCTTTGGATACAATAGTAATCCTAATTATTATGAATTGATCCTGTGGTTCATTTCCTTGGTTTTTGGTTTATACACCTGGCGCAAATTTTATCCAGCCTCAACTTAA
- the rpoD gene encoding RNA polymerase sigma factor RpoD has product MYDEDIENNGLRELIEKGREQGFITFADINDFLPEDVSDPDQLDEVIQTINDLGLQVVENAPEEGSEAMEAISQPVAPEPTENEMGAIESEVGRTTDPVRLYMREMGSVDLLTREGEIVIAKSIEEGARDLLHSCAQFPGIIEEFLLEYALIKKEDKRISDLIVGFMDEEEEVLPGPQAGQNGDINENEEDEEAAGIDLQELEKRLSSLKRQFNKTEKIIDQKGRDNEAAAKELEKLGNIFKFLKLSPKRFEVISLRPRLLARKIRGIEKDIYNLCVQKSKMPRKEFLDIFRENETNLKFLDPIFKSKKNYVGELNDHVDDIKSLQNKIKNIEDEIGLSVAEIKSLASKMTKGETKIRRAKKDMIEANLRLVISIAKKYTNRGLQFLDLIQEGNIGLMKAVDKFEYRRGYKFSTYATWWIRQAITRSIADQARTIRIPVHMIETINKLNRISRQMLQENGREPTPEELSEKMDMPEDKIRKVLKIAKEPISTETPIGDEDDTTLGDFIEDPLLDSPIDSATEFNLIEATGGVLGSLTAREAKVLRMRFGIGMNTDHTLEEVGKQFDVTRERIRQIEAKALRKLRHPSRSGHLKGFLDE; this is encoded by the coding sequence ATGTACGATGAAGACATTGAAAATAATGGACTGAGAGAATTAATTGAAAAAGGTAGAGAACAAGGATTCATAACTTTTGCAGACATAAATGATTTTCTCCCTGAAGATGTTTCAGATCCAGATCAATTAGATGAAGTAATTCAAACCATTAACGACTTAGGTTTGCAGGTAGTTGAAAACGCTCCGGAGGAAGGATCTGAGGCTATGGAAGCCATTAGTCAACCAGTGGCTCCTGAACCTACTGAAAATGAAATGGGAGCCATCGAATCTGAAGTTGGCAGAACTACTGATCCTGTAAGGCTGTACATGAGAGAAATGGGATCCGTAGACTTGCTGACCAGAGAAGGTGAAATTGTCATTGCAAAAAGCATAGAGGAGGGAGCCCGAGATTTACTTCATTCTTGTGCACAATTTCCTGGAATTATAGAAGAGTTTCTCCTTGAATACGCTTTAATCAAAAAAGAAGACAAACGAATTTCTGATCTCATTGTTGGATTTATGGATGAAGAGGAAGAAGTCTTGCCTGGACCTCAGGCGGGACAAAATGGTGACATTAATGAAAATGAAGAAGATGAAGAAGCTGCTGGAATTGATTTACAAGAACTTGAAAAACGTTTGTCATCACTGAAAAGGCAATTTAATAAAACCGAGAAAATCATTGACCAAAAAGGTAGAGACAACGAAGCAGCAGCAAAAGAATTAGAAAAGCTTGGCAATATTTTTAAATTCCTAAAATTATCTCCTAAAAGGTTTGAAGTCATTTCACTTAGACCAAGATTGTTGGCAAGAAAGATCAGAGGCATTGAAAAAGACATTTACAACTTATGTGTTCAAAAAAGCAAAATGCCTAGAAAAGAGTTTCTTGATATTTTTAGGGAAAACGAAACCAATCTTAAGTTTTTAGATCCAATTTTTAAGAGTAAAAAAAATTACGTTGGAGAGCTCAATGATCACGTAGATGATATCAAGTCATTACAAAATAAAATTAAAAACATTGAAGATGAAATTGGACTTTCGGTTGCTGAAATAAAATCTTTGGCTTCTAAAATGACAAAAGGAGAAACAAAGATTAGAAGGGCTAAGAAAGACATGATCGAAGCAAACTTAAGACTTGTAATTTCAATTGCTAAAAAATATACCAACCGAGGATTACAATTTTTGGATTTAATTCAAGAAGGAAATATCGGGTTAATGAAAGCAGTAGATAAATTCGAATATCGAAGAGGGTACAAATTTTCAACTTATGCCACTTGGTGGATCCGACAAGCAATTACAAGATCAATTGCTGATCAGGCAAGAACAATAAGAATACCGGTGCACATGATTGAAACGATAAATAAATTAAATAGAATTTCTCGACAGATGCTTCAAGAAAATGGCAGAGAACCAACACCAGAAGAACTTAGCGAAAAGATGGACATGCCAGAAGACAAAATTAGGAAAGTACTGAAAATTGCAAAAGAACCTATATCAACTGAGACGCCAATAGGCGATGAAGACGATACAACATTAGGAGATTTTATCGAAGATCCATTATTAGATTCACCCATAGATTCCGCGACAGAATTTAACTTAATAGAGGCAACAGGTGGAGTTTTAGGAAGCTTGACTGCCAGGGAAGCAAAAGTTTTAAGAATGAGATTTGGGATCGGTATGAACACGGACCATACTCTAGAAGAAGTTGGCAAACAATTCGATGTCACTCGAGAAAGAATTCGACAAATTGAAGCAAAAGCTCTAAGAAAATTAAGACACCCATCAAGATCCGGACACCTCAAAGGATTTTTAGACGAATAG
- the dnaG gene encoding DNA primase produces MAGFLPDNFIQRVLDETDIVSLIDSFVPLQKKGKDHWSLCPFCEDGNNPSFSVSSQKQFYYCFRCRASGNAIGFLMNYQSKEFLDAVETLATNAGLELPQRVQGESFEKYKKIVEANLISKDFYVKQISDHPGGPLIKEYLNKRGISDEVIHDFELGFSPPGWANLHDYFLKIDKKDFIKNEVGLFKKNDNNKIYDTFRNRIIFPIKSKKGHVIGFGGRVIEDEMPKYLNSAETEVFKKGKELYGLHEVLNKNRNLKRMVVVEGYTDVLSLFSNDISYAVATLGIATSKNHLEKLFSHVDEVIFCFDGDEAGMKAAESAMKIALPIIKDGRILKFLFLPDSEDPSSLLEKEGKEQFEKRIDSSKVLSEYLFEIILNKYDETLENKAAAAKEFLGLISSMPSSNYKNILIQEFSKKVNISLENEGKNLIDKKKVKITKEKQNDLELDKVTKSIIKTLIDNPEMGHLEELNVLLDSKDEFVSKFINFLRSKEKPTFPMILHAFESEKSFLINLTEDRNLISPDSAREYIIQAVNFLQKNNKTSFLESLKTKHFEGNMKEREKIELKKILLENFENLDETEIKILREI; encoded by the coding sequence ATGGCAGGTTTTTTACCAGACAATTTTATCCAAAGGGTACTAGACGAGACAGATATAGTTTCTTTAATTGACTCTTTTGTTCCACTTCAAAAGAAAGGTAAAGATCATTGGTCTCTTTGCCCTTTCTGTGAAGATGGCAATAATCCTTCCTTCAGCGTCAGCTCGCAAAAACAATTTTATTATTGTTTTAGATGCAGAGCTTCAGGCAACGCAATAGGATTTTTGATGAATTATCAATCAAAAGAGTTTTTAGATGCGGTAGAAACTTTGGCGACTAATGCTGGTTTAGAACTTCCTCAGAGGGTTCAAGGTGAGTCTTTTGAAAAATATAAAAAAATAGTTGAAGCGAATTTAATTTCAAAGGATTTCTATGTAAAACAAATTTCAGATCACCCTGGGGGACCTTTAATCAAAGAATATTTGAATAAAAGAGGAATTAGCGATGAGGTAATACATGATTTTGAGCTGGGCTTTTCTCCACCAGGGTGGGCAAACTTGCACGATTATTTTTTAAAAATTGACAAAAAAGATTTTATTAAAAATGAAGTTGGTTTATTTAAAAAAAATGATAATAACAAAATTTACGATACATTCCGAAATAGAATTATTTTTCCAATAAAATCAAAAAAAGGTCATGTGATAGGTTTTGGCGGAAGAGTAATTGAAGATGAAATGCCCAAATATTTAAATTCTGCAGAAACAGAAGTTTTCAAGAAGGGAAAAGAGCTTTATGGATTGCATGAGGTGCTAAATAAAAATAGGAATTTAAAAAGAATGGTCGTAGTTGAGGGCTACACAGATGTATTGTCACTATTTTCAAACGATATTTCCTATGCAGTTGCTACTCTAGGAATAGCGACTAGCAAGAATCATCTTGAAAAATTATTCAGTCATGTTGATGAAGTGATCTTTTGCTTTGATGGAGATGAAGCTGGCATGAAGGCAGCTGAATCTGCTATGAAGATCGCTTTGCCAATCATAAAAGACGGCAGAATATTAAAATTTTTATTTCTGCCAGATTCCGAAGATCCTTCAAGTTTGTTAGAAAAGGAAGGGAAAGAACAATTTGAAAAAAGAATAGATTCATCAAAAGTTTTATCTGAATATTTATTTGAAATCATTTTGAATAAATATGATGAAACACTTGAAAATAAAGCTGCGGCAGCAAAAGAATTTCTGGGTTTAATTTCTTCAATGCCTTCAAGTAACTATAAAAACATTTTAATTCAGGAATTTTCAAAAAAAGTAAATATTAGTCTTGAGAACGAAGGAAAAAATTTAATTGATAAGAAAAAGGTAAAAATTACAAAAGAAAAACAAAATGATCTTGAGTTAGACAAGGTTACAAAAAGTATCATCAAAACACTTATTGATAACCCAGAAATGGGCCATCTAGAGGAATTAAATGTCCTGTTAGATTCTAAAGATGAATTCGTTTCAAAATTTATAAACTTTTTAAGATCTAAAGAAAAGCCAACATTTCCGATGATTCTTCATGCTTTTGAATCAGAAAAAAGTTTTTTAATTAATCTAACGGAAGATAGGAATTTAATCTCTCCGGATTCAGCAAGAGAATACATAATCCAAGCTGTAAACTTTTTACAAAAAAATAACAAAACTAGCTTCCTGGAAAGTCTGAAGACTAAGCATTTTGAAGGTAATATGAAAGAAAGAGAAAAAATAGAACTTAAGAAAATTTTGTTGGAAAATTTTGAGAATTTAGATGAAACTGAAATCAAAATTTTAAGAGAGATATAG
- the ruvX gene encoding Holliday junction resolvase RuvX has product MTLKILSIDYGIKHVGFAIGNSISKSSNTFFSFSYKGKIKLLKKIIEICDEWGINRIVFGMPYNIDGTMNKMCKEIEKFSKKLALEIDIEIFFQDETLTSMEYKIDKRNNNLFLPEDSHGYAAKLTLESYLREQL; this is encoded by the coding sequence GTGACTTTAAAAATTCTCAGCATTGATTATGGAATAAAACATGTTGGCTTTGCCATAGGTAACTCAATTTCTAAGTCCTCAAATACTTTTTTTTCATTCTCTTACAAAGGGAAGATTAAACTTTTGAAAAAAATTATCGAGATTTGTGATGAGTGGGGTATTAACAGGATAGTATTTGGTATGCCTTACAATATCGACGGAACAATGAACAAGATGTGCAAAGAGATAGAAAAATTTTCAAAAAAATTAGCTTTAGAAATAGATATTGAAATTTTTTTTCAAGATGAAACTTTGACTTCTATGGAATATAAAATAGACAAAAGAAATAATAATTTGTTCCTTCCTGAAGATTCGCATGGATATGCAGCAAAATTAACTTTAGAATCTTATTTAAGAGAACAACTTTAA
- a CDS encoding TonB C-terminal domain-containing protein yields the protein MKLKIYVFLFISFSLHSFFIIGLSFVPNQKIIEENIVSVNLNFSEYKEFDQAPKFEITKLGNSFEELKEGQLAKKLLTKNEINKAANLYVSAWQRQIESIGNTAFKKYFTQNEFVSLRLSATLNSQGELINYTLLKSSGNKSLDNVAIEILEMASPFLPFDASMKEFSEITIVRDWNFGMPKT from the coding sequence ATGAAATTGAAAATTTATGTTTTCCTTTTTATCTCTTTTAGTCTTCATTCTTTTTTCATAATTGGTTTGAGTTTTGTCCCAAATCAAAAAATAATTGAAGAGAATATTGTAAGTGTGAATTTAAACTTCTCTGAGTACAAAGAATTTGATCAAGCTCCAAAATTTGAAATAACAAAACTTGGCAACAGTTTTGAAGAATTAAAAGAAGGCCAACTTGCAAAAAAACTTTTGACAAAAAATGAAATCAACAAGGCTGCAAATTTATACGTAAGCGCTTGGCAACGACAAATTGAAAGCATAGGGAATACTGCATTTAAAAAATATTTTACTCAAAATGAATTTGTTTCTTTAAGACTTTCGGCAACATTAAATTCACAAGGTGAATTAATAAATTACACTCTTTTAAAATCTTCAGGAAATAAATCTCTAGATAATGTAGCCATAGAAATTTTAGAAATGGCATCACCTTTTTTACCTTTCGATGCTTCAATGAAAGAATTTTCTGAAATTACTATTGTACGGGATTGGAATTTTGGGATGCCTAAAACGTGA